In Nilaparvata lugens isolate BPH chromosome 5, ASM1435652v1, whole genome shotgun sequence, the following proteins share a genomic window:
- the LOC111063314 gene encoding uncharacterized protein LOC111063314 yields MKSSRLLISRIRLWKNISGSPSSRLDSWKRHTNQEVGGGWRLTGDIGWRLGSGILRSFGDAWSDLRRRRYRVGRPHSLIRTLIGLTRIDDVINLRRRQLG; encoded by the exons atgaagtcctccaggctgttgatatctcgcatccggctctggaaaaacatcagcggctcgccaagtagtagactggacagttggaaacgccatactaaccaagag gttggtggcGGATGGCGGTTGACTGGCGATATCGGATGGCGATTGGGTAGCGGCATTCTCCGTTCCTTCGGCGAcgcttggagcgatctgcggagacgccggtaccgggttggacgccctcactccctcatccGGACTCTCATCGGACTTACTCGCATCGACGACGTTATCaatcttcgtagaagacaattgggctaa